The Rosa chinensis cultivar Old Blush chromosome 7, RchiOBHm-V2, whole genome shotgun sequence DNA segment TTGTCTTGAAGGCTATAACATTTTGGCATGCTCCAGTTTGTAtaatttttaagaaaaaaactTATCCAGTTACACAATTCTATGCATATATATGATCTGTGTATATAATAGTCTTTTAATTGAAAGAGCTTCAGGTATGTATTTATCTATTTTGACCTTTTGATtcaccttcttctttctttcaatCTGGAAAATTTATATGGTGAACTCACACCTATATCTACTTGTAATCAAAATAGATCGAGACCTGAAGTCTCTTGATTCGATTATAGAGGGACTGAAGTTCCTCAAGAGTTACATATTCCAAATTGTGAAATGAAGGGACAGAAGTTCCTCAGAATTATACAATGATCAAAATCGCATGTTGCTTGATCCCTGATCATATggggacctgaagttcctctaGGATCATGAAATGTAAATTGGAAAATTGTGACATGAAGCTCTTCAGAACTTATGCAATTACGAGGGCCAAAAGATCCTCAGAGTTATATAATCCAGCATATGAACTCACATATTTTGTATCCCTAATAATTATAAGAGGGCCGGAAGTTCCTCAAAATGTTTGGGTATTGGGGTTCCCTCCTCCACACGACaatgtgaatttgaagttcCTTACCTTATTTTGAGATTATGTTCTTGTGCAATTAGAGGAGAGAAACAAGATTATCATATTTGTGAAGTTAagcagaccagaagttctgtgtattttcttcattcaaggaaccagaagtttccactGTAAAATATATTCCATTATCTATTTTTTTCCCTGCAAGtttcctattttgttatgtacttACATTACAgtacttgtcttttaaattaattttttttgttactcatactgaccagcagtcctatacttcgaacatatgaattttgagtgtaaTATTTTGAATAATATTTTAGATCTCTAATTATGAGTATATTTTAATCCATTAGGGTTATTCACGTTAAAATTTTTAACTTTGACTGACGGTACcgattctcttaataatagtacaGATTAGAGATGACCAAAAAACATGCATATAATACGCTAACATGCTGTATCTTACATTAATGGGCTCTATTTCACATATAAGTGTGATAAAAGGATGATCTTGGATCAATGTTAATCACCTTATTTTTAGTAACTTCTATTATTCGGCTGAACTCTTCCGATTAATTGTATCTTACACAAACCATATACATAACAACCAGACAACCAGTAGATCAACTTCGTACGGATTACAATGATTCAATCACAGATATGTGTACATATGTAGTTGATAATATGTGCTGATTTGAGACGTAGTACATCAGCAATAGACTATTAGGCGATGTAGGTAGCTATAGTAATATATTTATCTGTGTGATTAATTATCCTTCATGGGTTTTTTCGATCACCAAGCAATGTAGGTTGTTCCTTTCACCAAACTGCATGAATACCAGCCGTGTGGACATAAACAACTCTTTATTCGCACCATCGATCGGTTTTATAAATTGAATTTTTCATGCGCTAGCCAACAGCTCACTGCCCACGCTTAAGCATGGGAAGCCATTTGTGATtaagcatgcatatatatataaccattAATTTGGATAtcatacaaaaatatatatatagtatacaTCATGCAGTGATCTGAGTCAAACTTGGTCGACACAGGTCCTACCTATAATCTGGAATTCACTCCCCTGGATTTCATACCAGAGATCATGGGGCAAAGTCATGGTCATttcgaagaaagaaaaaaaagaaaatggcgCGTGCTAGGCTAGCTTAGCCCTACTGGCTCAGTATTATTATGAACATCCATGTTCTCCCTTCTCAGTTTGTTTTGACTTTACAATACGTCTTCTAGCAGATCTGCAAAACCATAACTATCCTGAGCTGATATTACCTAACAGCAAATTCATGCATTTACTTCTTCTATTCACTCTACACCTACAACTTTGAAGCTTCAGAATGTCATTCTCAGGGCTTAATACATGGCCTAACCTCACACACAATATAAAAGTATTGTTGCCCCTACACCATTGACATATATGGTTGCCATTCTTCCCTCAGTTTGCTCAACTAATTCTGCGAGCCTCATTgctaagctagctagctaggtcaAGAATGTCCTAGACTATATAAAGTCCATGGTACACTTTTATGAGGGCGGATGTGGTTGTTTTTTTATCAATTATTCAGGCAGACCATGCTAGTAGAATTCTGATTGATTAACGCGCAGAAAATGCAGTGACTCAATAAGTTGGCAAAAGTTGAGTAGTAGCTGTCACTATACACCACCGGCAAGAATTTAGTACATAGGTAAGTCTAATGGATCAGGTGCGAAAAGTTAACACACTGGGTCCGATAAGATTTGTGATAAGGTCTGAAAATGGAAGCACGGCTTTCGTCATGGTAGAGGAATTTCTACATAAGATGTGCGCGCATTCATAACTCTTAATGACTGCTCTATcttccaccaaaaaaaaaaaaacaagggtaAATAAAGAATTGGCAATCTAGCTATCATATTTAGGGTATTGGCTAGTTCGATCATCTTCcaatatatattttcatttgctaaaaattgaaagctaCAATGTCGATCAGGCATGTAAAGGCCAAATAGCTAGAAAACTGTAACACAAACTGGGATCGTACTAAATGTAAACTTTTATCTTCTTCAACTTGAAGTTTTATCGATCAGGACCCAAAGAAAAGAACACTTGACATTTTTATGACTTAGGTCTTAAACTTTAGGGCATATTGTCACCCagtgacccaacaattaatacACTACTAGGGTAGTCATTTTCACATTGCCGAGGCCACTAGCTAGCTGAGTGCCCTCTGAGACTTCCTTGAAGTACGTCGAACAGGAAGAAATTTAGTCTCCCAATCTTGATCAGCTTCTCACGGCTTTTATCCCTAGCCTCTCTAatatcttgaaaaaaaaaaaaaaagcatcacatcacatacatacatactcAATGCCTCATGATCCGAAACATATCATAGAAGATatctctttttcattttctgtaTATTCTTAACCACTTGGAGATGAATTGTTCCAAATCGCCTCTAGCTCTCTAGCGAAAGCCTTCTGTCTCCCAACGACAATCGTGATGTGATCTTTCTTCTCAATCACCTTAACGCGAGCACGAGGAACTCTCGATTGCACATTGTAGCTGCATTCAACTGGGATCAGTTCATCATCTCTGCCATGGAACACATTAACGTTGCATTTTAGATTGTCTCGAACAGTGTCCAAGTAGGCGTCCATCTTGCCTGCGGTGCCGCATATAACGTTGTGCAGTGTGTGCCATGCTGCGTTGTGTGTGTGGCAGAAGAACCCTTCAAGCAAAAAAGTTCTCATCCTGTAAAATAAGTAGAACAAAGAACCTAGCAATTAGttactctctctgtttttttgtttttgctagataatttaacctttttatttttattttttatgaatgtAGTATCATAATTAACTAGCAGCAACCTCTGGAGTCTGGCAGCATAATAAATGacgaaaagaaaattaaatttgaacaTGAAGTGATCTGTCTCCGTATGTTTTATAGTTACATGAGCCACGTTCCTAAAGCAACGGGGAAGAAATTTTCAAATTGACAGATACACTTCGATATTTCTACtaaattagatttttttttttaaaggaaattaattagatttttttatatatatgaaatttctaCTAAGTTACatgtgaaatttttttaaatgcaTCTGATATGTAATTCAAACATGTAAGAAGTGCCTCTTACAAGAAGAAAAATCTGAATCCACCACGAACACTAGGAACCCAataactaagttttttttttttttggacaagaaCCCAATAACTAAGTGTAGTTATGGTCTTAAAAAGTATTGGTTTGAAGATGCAAAATGAAGAGTTGGGTACGGAACAAAACCCTTCCTAAAGTACAAGAGGAAAACTTTATTGTAGATGTGGTAGCATAACCAATACCATGACCCATTGACTGGTCTCTGCAACTACAAGCTGTAACCAGCATTGTGTGAATTTCCTGGTTACAGATGGGGCTGGGTTTCCCAATCAATGTGAAAAAGGGTCCACAGGAACCGTTTGGAAACTATTGAAAATTTAATGGTAGATAAGAATGACATGATTTCGTGCCTAGAATAGGTTTTGGTGGGTGTGACAAAATATATTCCATAAGGTGGTGAGGTAGTTCGGTACTCAATTTGATCCTAAAGATTCAAATTAAATAATACTTTACCTGTTTCTAGTCACAAGTTTGGCAACAAACTCCACAAAACGGTGGTTCTTGCAAATGAGAAGGCACACCGTCCGTGAGATGTGCTCGTACCAACACGCAATTGACGCACCAAATGCAATCACCGGCCAAACACGTCTCGGAGCCACCATCCTCATCATATGTTGTGTTGCTTGTGCCCCTTTTGGTATAGGGAAGTATGGCTAATTAACAAGCacacaattaagaaaacacTGGTCGATAATTTGTTCAACCCCaaaatttatttttacatggacaaaaagaataaaatcaTATCAACAGTCTAGCGACGTAACATGTTGAATTATTTTATAAGAGAATATTATAACGTATCGGTTGCATAAAAGATTTgtggacaaaaaaataaatcatgTCAATTGACGTAAGATGCTGAATTATTTTACGAGAGAATGTTGTGACGTACCGGGGCGAGTAAAGTGAGGGATTTGATGGAGTTGGGGTGTTTAACGGCAAGGGCAAGGGCCAAAATGCAGCCTAACGAATGAGCCACAATGTGGAAGGATTTAACTTTATGAGGTTCAAGCACGGACTGTTCAATCATTTCCAAGTGTTCTCTGAGGGTGTACATGGAGTCGGCTGGCTTTGG contains these protein-coding regions:
- the LOC112175811 gene encoding probable lysophospholipase BODYGUARD 3 — encoded protein: MDAMGKTRSVLTLTGRFINEAVSFFVFSILDLVDFFLCFLYKVADLFFEAEWKPCYCSSSKEAITNSGKILLSEQGESKIVCLSSTKLQLEEISDTLYTRPSLLSEVSKMTTRENKRGSAVRSKFTVNSTIVEMLQGKIGGQICHPIPRWSDCDCKFCTSWTSSCKESLYVKAEGPKDHDAREDVLFIHGFISSSAFWTETVFPNLSSAAKSNFRLFAIDLLGFGRSPKPADSMYTLREHLEMIEQSVLEPHKVKSFHIVAHSLGCILALALAVKHPNSIKSLTLLAPPYFPIPKGAQATQHMMRMVAPRRVWPVIAFGASIACWYEHISRTVCLLICKNHRFVEFVAKLVTRNRMRTFLLEGFFCHTHNAAWHTLHNVICGTAGKMDAYLDTVRDNLKCNVNVFHGRDDELIPVECSYNVQSRVPRARVKVIEKKDHITIVVGRQKAFARELEAIWNNSSPSG